ACATCTGTAGGCAGATCAATCGTCTGAGCCTGTTCAACATTTTCCACCAAAATCACCGCCCCTTCGGGCAGTTGCCCCATGGTGCCGATGACTTCGGGGTGCCCTTTGTGACCGATCAGGATCACAGGGTGTTCCTTACTATGATGAAATTCTGCTGCACGATGGACCCGGCTGACCAGCGGACAGGTCGCATCCACATAAGTCATATCGCGACGTTCAGCCTCGGCCGGAACAGATTTTGCCACCCCATGGGCAGAAAAAACCACCGGCACATCGTCAGGAACGTCGTCCAGTTCTTCGACAAAGACCGCGCCTTTATCGCGCAAGCTATCCACAACAAATTTATTATGAACAATTTCATGGCGGACATAGACAGGCTTGCCGAATTTTTCCAGCGCGCGTTCTACAATATTGATTGCCCGATCCACCCCGGCACAAAAACCGCGTGGACCCGCAAGTAATATGGTCAAAGAAGGTTTCATGCCCCCAATATAGAAAGCGAAAACAAAGAGTAAAGCCAATCCTGAAATTTCATGTTAGAATTTTTCCATGACACGACTATTTGCCATATTTATCTGCATGTTACTGACCTCGCCTGTTTTTGCCGCCAAGCCCAGTGGATTAAGCAAACCACAAGCCCAGCCGGAACTGTACAGGCTGAAGAATCCTGTACAACAAGTACAGGAACTGCTCAAGTCCCAAGGATTTTACCAAGGTAAAACTGATGGGTTGATGGGGGCTGACCTGAAACAGGCCATCCGGCTTTATCAAAAAAAGCACGGGCTGAAACAAACCGGTAAAATCAGTGATGATCTGATTAAACATATGGCCAATATCGGTCGGGTTCAGGCGTTGATCAAAAAACTGGACCCCATTCGCACCAATCGTCAGCAGCAAGCCCGCCAGGCCCTCCTTTCTGACCCGCGCACACGCCAATTGCTGGATCAAAAAGAAAAAGAAACGGCAGACCCAACCCGAGATGCCAGCACCTGCTTTCAGGCCCCCACGGCACGTTGCCTGATACACGAAGCCGTTGAAAGTTCCCGCGCTGTCTTTGAAGATGATATGCGCGACTGGGCCTTGGGTGAAATTTTGGCGGCACAAGTGCGGGTCGGTCTGGAAAATGACGCCATGAAAACAGCAGCGCGTATTAAAGATAGCCGACTGGTCATTGCCGCACTGACAACAATTGCCAAGACCCATGTGCGCGAAGGTCAATTGGAAGAAGCCCGTTCCGCCCTAAGCTTAATCCCCGTCATGGAACGCCGCCTGTCTGTTTTACTGGACATTGCCTCTTATTACCAAAGCCGGAACCAGACAAAGCTGTTGCGTCATACCGTCACTAAAATTTTAGCCGGGGCACAATCTCTTGACCATATTGAAAACAGTCTGACTATCCAGATTCAAGCGATTGAACTGTTGGCCCTGATTGATAAAAAACGCGCCCTTGAAATGCTTGATAAGATGACACTTCAGGCCGAGGCTTCCGCAAAAAATGGATCAAAATTCACCTTAATCCGACAAATCGCCAATGCCATGGCCCATATCGGTTATCCAGAATGGGCGTTAAAAACAATTGGAAAAATGCCCGATGACGAAACCCGCATTCCCATATTGATGGCAGCTGCCCGTGCCTTTTTAAAAGCAAAACGGTTCAAGGCAGCCCATAACACGATTGAACGTATTTCTTCAAAACGTTATCGCAGCGTTATCCTGTCTGATATGGCGCAAGCACTTTGGCAACACCAACAAAACGGCAAAGCCTTTGACATACTGGATGAAGCCCTGATTATCGCCAAGGCGACCCCCTTACCTTTTGCCCGCAACTTTGCCCTATCCCATGTGGCCCAAAGCTATATGATCATTGCCAAAGAAACACAAAAGCAAGCCCACGGGGATCTGGCCTATCATACCTTATCCCTGATCAGTGATGAACGGATCAAGGCCCGTGGTCTATGGAATTTGGCCTATGCAGCCTCACATCAGCAGCTCAAGCTCAGCACCCAAAACCTTGATAAAAATGCCCATCAAACTCTTAATAACATTAAAAGCAAGTTCTCACGGGCTTGGTTGATCGGTGATCTGGTGGCGTTACACCAAAATTCAGGAGATCACAAACAAGCCAGAAAAGCTTTTGAAATCGGTATGGCAACAATCAAAACACTGACCAATCCGTGGGCACGCTCACGGGTACTGGCAAAATTTGGCGCCCTGGCCCATCGCCTGGATTGATTACGCCTGCAATTATCGCTATGGTGCCCGTCAAGATATAGCAAATCCCGAGTAATTTTGATTAAAAATTACAACGACGTATTTGCGTAAAATCAAAGAGCTATAGCTAAACTAATGGATCAATGTTAAGTCATTTAGCTATAGCTGATCTCGTGGAGTCGACAATGAAACTTGTAAAATTTACCCTGGCGGCCACAGTCTTAAGCCTTGGCCTAAGTGCATGTAGTAGCGTTGATTCCCTGAAAGTCTGGCGTGCGAAAAAGCCGGAACCCTGTCCACGGGTCACGGTTTTGAAAAATGCCTCAGAACTCACGAAGTTTAAGCAGGGTCCGGGGCGCGACCTGATCGACGTGCTGTTTGAAGCCAAAGTCAGTAACGTTTTGAGTGCTTGTAAATATAATGTCGATTATGAGACCCGCGCCGGCATAATCTCTGCCCAAATCGCCCCGGTCATTAATGCCAAACGCGGTCCGGCAAACCAAACCCGTTCTGCTGAGGTTGAGTACTTTATCGCTGTGATCGGACAGGATCGTAAAATCCTGCAAAAAAATACCTTCCCGCTGAAACTGGCCTTTCCCGGCAACTTAACCCAAAACGAAGTCCGCGATGAACCGGTTGATCTTTCCATTGTCACAGATGGATCAACCGATGGCACAGATTATGAAATCTACGTCGGCTTCCAGCTTAGCCGGGAAGAAATGGCCTATAATGAACGGATGTTAAGACGCTAGAGCGTGCCTTAAACATCCCCGGTACGCACACGACTGACAAAAGCACTGACCCGTTCACGCAGGAATTCAGCCTGTTGTGACAGATCATCAGAAGAAGTTTCAATCTGCCCAGCCGCAGCCCCTGTTTCCTCGGTCGCCTGTTCAACCACGCTGATATTGTCATTCACACGCCCTGTCCCATGGGAAGCATGTTCAACATTTCGCGCGATCTCCCCTGTGGCAGCGGATTGTTCCTGCACCGCAGCCGCCACACTGGCAGATATATCATTCATTTCCTGAATCACATTTGAAATGGAGCCAATGGCCTCTACCGCCTTTGTCGTGCCATTTTGAACAAATGCAATTTGACGCGAAATTTCCTCAGTTGCACGACTGGTTTGATTTGCCAGATTTTTAACCTCGCTGGCAACAACCGCAAACCCTTTACCAGCCTCCCCGGCACGCGCAGATTCAATCGTTGCGTTAAGGGCCAACATGTTGGTTTGTTCGGCGATATCGTTAATAAGTTTCACAACTTTGCCAATTTCACCCACATTATTGGATAATTCTTCAATAGTATGGGTTGTATCTTCGGCCACATGAACCGCACGTTCAGAAACCGCTGTAGAGGCTTCCACCTGTGTACTAATTTCATTGATGGACCCTGAGAGTTCTTCTGTCGCACTGGCTACAGTTTGCACATTTGTTGATGCATCTTCAGCAGCAACGGCGACTTCACGCGCTTTCTGATTGGTATTTTGTGCCGTGCTTGCCATCTGACTGGAAGCAGCCTGAAGCTCGGTTGCCGCAGAAGAAACACTTTGAACAACACCACCCACGTCACTTTCAAATGTATCAGCCAGATCGTTCAAAGCAGCACGTTGACGTTCATCGGCCAGTTTTTTGGCATTTTCCTGTTCAAGGCGCAAACGTTGTGTTTCTTGCATATTATCTCGGAAAACTTCCAATGCACGGGCAAGATCACCAATTTCATTTTTCAGCCCCTTGTCACTGACATCAATATCTGTCTGGCCTTCTTCCAGACGTTTCAGGTTGCCAATATTCTTGGCCAGCCCACTGATAATCTGACGGGCAATGAATAACCCAAGCAATACTGTCGCAATAACGGCAATTAAGGCCCCAATCATCAGGTTTGCATTCATGGCACGGCGTGCAGCTTCTGCTTTTTCCAGTGCCTTTTCTGCTTCCAGATCAGCTTTTTCTGTAAAATCAGCCAGTTCTTTCACTGCCTTTTCAACCGTTACCAAAAAACTGTCACGAATACCGGTTAACTGGTCCTTGGTATCAGCATAGGTCTTCAGCTCTTTGACATAAGCTGTCAGATAGCGATCCAGTTCATTTTTGGCATTATCCAGAAAAGATGCTGTTTTTAAAATCTCGCGAAATTCAACAGCGCGTTTATCCACACGACCCAAATATTTATTACGGTTGCCACGAATGATATAATCCTTTTCATGACGGCGCATCATCAACATTTTAATGGTCAAGGCATCAGCGGCAATTTCCGCACTGCCAATGGAAATGGCCTTAATCTCTTTTAATTTGGTCTCAATCGTATGAACGGATTTGCGCAACTTGCCGCGCTGGCCTTCTTTTTCAGAATAGCCCATCACCTGCAAGGCACCGACCAGCTCCTGAAAACTCTTATTAATTTGTGCCAACTGGCCTTGCAAACTGCGCACCACGCTCGAACCGGTAGACATTTTCTCCAACCGGGCCAGCTCTTTATCAAGTTGAGCACTGAACCCGACAAACTGGGCTGATAGCTCATCACTGGGTTTATTCGTAAAGTCTTTTTGCACAGGGACCATTTTCAACAAGATGATATCAGCCTTGGCGGCAGAAGAATTCATCTTTTGAACCGATGCCATATGGGCCTCGATATTCGATAAATTATTGCTCTGAATAGAATAATAAATTGCGAGACCTAAAAATGAGACCATCGAAATTGCGATGATGATCAAAATTTGGCTACGAATTCCCAGATTACGAATCATTGGTACACCTTGAATTTCATTCAAATAAGACCTACGATATTAATGTCTTATGACTATAACTTGTAGTTTCCTAAAATGACCCTATTCCCTCACTTTCAGGCTCGCAATAGTACTTTTGTTACAGTTTTATGACAATAAGGTTACCCATTTATAGTCATTTTATTTATCTTCCTATCATGGTGAAACTGCAGTCTCTTTTTTCATTTCTTATGAGAGAGGATAGGGCACTGAGATAAGAATGATCAGCATTCTTAATATCCACCTTTTCTTTTTCACGTAAATTCCCTGATTGACCCTCCCCCACCCCGTCTGTACAATAACGCCACATCATATGACCCCATGCGGGAGAGTGGTCGCACGATATTGCGACCCGCCGAAGGAGCAAGCGCCCCTGCTAAACTCTCAGGCTTTTGGACCGCTGGGTGATGAGACTCTGGAAAGTAGGTAGCTCATAGGCTAGCTCACCGACGATGAAACCTCACAGGCATGGAAGCCTATGCAATAGTGGGGGAATCTTTCAGGTTCCATGACAGAGAGGGGCCAAGTTGCTGGATAGTTATCCAGTATGGTTTGGTCTCGACTCTGAAAAAGGAATCTCTTCATGAGCGATGATTTAAAAACAACTCCCTTGCATGCCCTTCACATTGAACTGGGCGGCAAGATGGTGCCTTTTGCCGGCTATGACATGCCCGTGCAATATCCCTTAGGCGTCAAAAAAGAACATCTCCACACCCGTGAAGCCTGCGGTTTATTTGACGTTTCCCACATGGGGCAAGCCTTACTTAAAGGCGATGATGTTCAAGATGCGATTGAAACTCTCACCCCCAGTGATATCAAGGGTCTTGCGCAAAATGGCATTCGCTATTCATTACTGATGAATGATGAAGGTGGCATCCGCGATGATTTCATGGTGACAAATCGGGGGGATCATCTTTATCTGGTGGTCAATGCAGCCTGTAAAGAAGCCGATTACGCCCATATCGCAGCGAACTTGCCCAACCACACACTGGAAATCTTGGAAGACCGTGCATTACTTGCCCTGCAAGGCCCAAAAGCTGCCGAAGTCCTCAACCGTTTTGCCCCCGGCGTCGATCAGCTGATCTTCATGCAAATGGGGGAATATGATATCGCTGGCATTCCTTGTCTGGTTTCGCGTTCCGGCTATACGGGCGAAGACGGTTATGAAATTTCCGTTCCCAACGACAAGGCCGAAGACCTGGCGCGCAAGCTGTTGGGCGAAGCAGAAGTCGAAGCCATTGGCTTGGGTGCACGCGACAGCCTGCGCCTTGAAGTGGGCCTGTGCCTTTATGGGTCTGACCTTGACACCACCACCTCGCCCATTGAAGGTTCTTTGAACTGGGCAGTGGGCAAACGCCGCCGTATCGATGGGGGCTTTCCCGGTCATGATGTGGTGATGAAACATCTGGCAGAAGGTGTCAGCCGTAAACGTGTCGGCATCAAACCACTGGGGCGCGCCCCTGCACGTGCCCATACGGAAGTGGCCGATAAAGACGGCAACATCATTGGTGAAATTACCTCTGGCGGATTTGGGCCAAGTTTCGAAGGCCCGGTTGCCATGGGCTATGTCAAAACCGAATTTGCCAAAATCGGCACAGAAATTGACTTAATCATTCGCGGCAAGGCTGTTGCAGCTGAAATCGCAAAACTTCCTTTTGTTCCACAACGCTATTACAAGGGCTAAAATCATGGCTATCAAATATACTGAAGATCACGAATGGGTACTGGTTGAAGGTAACATCGCAACTGTCGGCATTACCGATTACGCCCAAAACGCCCTTGGCGATATTGTCTTTGTTGAAACACCCGACGTTGGCCATAGCGTTGACAAAGGCGAAGATTGCGCCGTTGTTGAATCTGTAAAAACAGCCTCTGACGTTTTTGCTCCGCTCACAGGTGAAATCACCGAAGGCAACGCCGCCCTTGAAGATGAACCGGAACTGGTCAACAGCTCGCCGGAAGGCGACGGCTGGTTCTTCAAAATGTCCATCGGTGATGAAGCTGAGCTGGAAAACCTGCTGGATGAAGCGGCATATAAAGAGTTCTGCGAGGGTCTCGATTAATGCGCTATCTCCCTTTATCTGAGGAAGATCGCAAAGACATGCTGGAAGCCATTGGGGTTTCCAGCATTGATGAACTTTATTGTGATGTTCCCGATTCTGTCCTGCTGGACAAAGCGGTTGAAACCCTGCCCACCGTTCGCGGTGAAATGGAAGTTGATCGTGCCATTTCTGCCATGGCAGCGAAAAACACAGGGGCCAATGCGGTGCCGAGTTTCCTTGGCGCAGGGCTTTATCACCACCATGTGCCGGCCACTGTGGATTATATGATCCAGCGCGGCGAATTCCTGACCTCTTATACGCCCTATCAGCCGGAAGTCTCCCAAGGTACCCTGCAATATCTGTTTGAATTCCAAACCCAAGTCGCCATGCTGACCGGGATGGATATTGCCAATGCCTCCATGTATGACGGGGCGACGGCGTGTGCCGAGGCTGTCTTGATGGCCAATCGCGTAACCAAACGCAACAAGGCCATCCTGTCCGGTGGCCTGCATCCGCATTATCGTGATGTGACACGCACCCATGCACATTTTAACGAATTCGACGTGATCTCTGCTGAACCGGATGTGGATAATGTGGAAGACCTGATCGACCTCATTGATGATGAAACATCCTGCGTCGTCGTTCAAACCCCAAGCTTCTTTGGTCATCTTAATGATTACACCAAACTAGGTGAAGCCTGTCATGCCAAGAAAGCCTTGCTGGTTGTTGTCTTTACCGAGGTTCTGTCCCTTGGGGCCTTGAAAACACCGGGTGAGATGGGGGCTGACATTGTGGTTGGTGAAGGCCAATCTGTGGGGAATGCACTGAATTTTGGGGGGCCGACAGTTGGTTTGTTTGCCGTTCGCAAAAAATACCTGCGTCAAATGCCCGGTCGTGTCTGCGGGGAAACCGTGGATGCCGATGGCCGTCGTGGTTATGTGCTGACCCTATCCACGCGGGAACAACATATCCGCCGGGAAAAAGCCACCTCAAACATCTGTACCAACTCCGGCCTGTGTGCGTTGGCCTTTAACATTCACATGACATTGCTGGGTGAAGAAGGTTTGACCAAACTATCGGCCCTCAACCATGCCCGTGCATGTCAGGTTGCCGATAAACTGGCTGAGATTGACGGTGTTGATGTTTTGAACGAGACATTCTTCAACGAATTTACCGTGCGCCTGAATAAGTCTGCCTCAGCTGTGATTGATAGATTGGCTGAGAAAAATGTTCTGGCGGGTGTGCCCGTGCGCCGTCTCTATCAAGATCGCCCGGAGCTGGATGATCTGATGCTGGTCGCGGTCACAGAAACCGCCACAGATGAAGATATTGATGCATTGGTCGCCGCCTTGAAGGAGGAACTGTCATGAGTGATATGCACACCATTACAGGCAATCAGGGCCTTCAGATTGAAGAGCCACTGATCTTTGAACAGGACACACCGGGCAAATGCGGTGTGGACCTGCCCGATGTGCCGAACGTGAAAACCCGTCTGGGCGGTTTGGAACGTGTGGGCAAAATCGGCCTGCCGGGCATGACAGAACCAGATACCGTGCGCCATTACATGCGCTTGAGCCAAAAGAACTATGCCATTGATACAGGGTTTTACCCGCTGGGTTCCTGTACCATGAAACATAACCCGCGCCTGAATGAAAAAATGGCCCGCCTGCCCGGTCTGGCAGACTTGCATCCCTTGCAGCCGCACAGCACGGTACAAGGGGCGTTAGAACTGATTGACCAATGTGCCCATTGGCTCAAGGAACTGACAGGCATGCCTGCGGTCGCCATGAGCCCGGCTGCGGGTGCCCACGGCGAACTTTGCGGTTTGATGGCTGCACGCGCTGCCCATGAAGCCAAGGGCGACCCACGCAAGGTGGTTTTGTGCCCGGAAAGTGCCCATGGTACCAACCCGGCAACCGCTGCGGCCTGTGGTTATAAGGTGGAAAGCATCCCCGCCAATGATCAGGGTCGTGTGGATCTGGACGCCCTGAAAGCTGCCTTGAATGAAGATGTGGCCGCAATCATGCTGACCAACCCCAATACCTGTGGTCTGTTTGAAAGCGACATTGTGGAAATTGCTGAGGCGGTTCACGCTGTTGGCGCTTATTTCTATTGTGACGGGGCGAACCTGAACGCCATTATGGGCCGTGTGCGCCCTGGTGATCTGGGCATCGACTGTATGCATATCAACCTGCACAAAACATTCTCCACCCCCCATGGCGGTGGCGGTCCGGGTTCTGGCCCGACCGTATTGTCTGCAGCCCTTGCACCTTTTGCTCCGGTTCCTTACGTGGTCGATACAGGTGATGGTTTCAAACTGGTGGAACATAAGGCCGATAGCGACCAGCAACCACTGGGCCGTATCAAAGGCTTCCACGGTCAAGTTGGCATGTTCATCCGATCCCTGGCTTATATGATGAGCCACGGCACAGACGGCCTGCGTCAGGCGTCCGGTGATGCAGTGCTGAATGCCAATTACCTGAAAGCCAAACTGGGTGATCTACTCACCGTTTCTTATCCAGACAGCCCGTGTATGCATGAAGTGCTGTTTGATGATCGTTTCTTGAAAGATACCGGGGTCACGACCCTTGATTTCGCCAAGATGATGATCGACGAAGGCGTCCATCCCATGACCATGTACTTCCCACTGGTGGTTCATGGTGCCTTGTTGATGGAACCGACAGAAACCGAAAGCAAAGCCACGCTGGATAACTTCATCCATATGATCCGCGAAATGACGAAAAAGGCTAAGGAAGGCGCTGTGGAAGAGTTCCAAAACGCCCCAATGCTGACACCACGTCGCCGCTTGGATGAAACCCAGGCAGCAAGAAAACCTGTGTTGAAATGGGTACCTGAAGCAGCTGAGTAACATATATCGTCCTCGCACACGCGGGGACCTCTATGTTGCAAGAAGACCCTCAATCAAGTTGAGGATGACCATTAAAAAAGGTCCGGACGATAAAACATCCGGACCTTTTTTATATCATATACGTATTTATTTTAAGCCTGACCGACACATTCCATCAAGGCACAATCCATGGCCTGTTGGCCCGGCATGTTATTAAAGGCGGCAAACTGGAAAGCAGCGTAAAAACGCTCACATTCGCCCAGGCCAATTTCAACGATTTCCTCAATCTCAGTTGCTTTTTCAAAACCACCATTGCCCATCATGATGGTGTGGCGGAAAGCCGGTTTTTTCATCCCTGCCATAACGGCAAAATGGCCGATCCACAGTTTGGCATTGATCGCAGCCAGCAGATCGTTCACATGTGCAGCAGAATGTTGTGGCAAGCGCATATCCATCGAACAGGTCACATGCAGGCACTGATATTGATCGCTCCAGGTAAACTGGATCACGTACGTGCAGTGTTCACCCACACTTTCCATGACATAATCACCATTGCTGATCACTTCCAGAATCCAGCCGCGTTGTTCAGCCAATTGTTCCAGAACGTCGAGACCATGGTTCGGCGTATTTGTCTGTGCCTGTTGAATGAAGTTCATTTTAAAACTGTTCTTTTGTCGTTTGCGTTTGTTCTGGGGGCAACCTGACAATAAAAAAGGTCCTGCGCAAGGGGCTCGTGGAGTCGCCAAAAAGATTCCTGTGGATAAAAATGTGGAACAGTGCGGTATGAAAGTCAGCGACTCGCCAGCCCCCTTTATCCATAGCTAACTTATTTATTTTTTTGCTTTTTTAAGGGCCTCTTCCAGCGCTTCAATTCGCTTGATCAATGCCTCTTGTTCAGAGCGTGCTTTCACCGCCATCGCCTTTACCGCATCAAACTCATCACGGCTGACCACATCCATTTGGGCCATAACCCGTTCAATTTGTTGAGAAATCAGACCGTCAATCTCTTCACGAACCCCGGTTAGTGTGCTCACAGCACCGCTGGCAACTTTAGCCACATCGTCGAAAATACGGTTTTTGCTTTGCATGGATTTCTTCCTTTAACTGGTCCGAATCGGTTGGCCGCATTATGGCATGGCTTTTGTAATGCGCAAGTCTTGCTTGAAGCGCCCCCCCGTTCAGCCCTATAACAGGAGCAGAATTTCAATCCTGATGGGGTGTTAAGAGATGTTTGTGATCACCGGGGGCGCCGGGTTTATCGGCTCCAATATCGTTGCAGAACTGGAAAAACGCTATCCAGATGAAAAACTGGTTGTGGTGGACCGTCTGCGTGATGGTGAAAAGTGGCGCAATATTGCCAAACGCGACCTCTATGACATTGTGCATCCAGACGACCTTTATGACTTTCTGGTGGAATATGTCAAAGACGTGAAGGCAATCTTCCATATGGGGGCGATTTCAGCCACCACAGAGACAGATGCCGACAAGATCATTGATAACAACTTCCGCCTGACCAGTGCCCTATGGGACTGGTGTAGCGATAACAAGGTGCGTTTCATCTATGCCTCCAGTGCCGCCACCTATGGCGATGGCGAAGCGGGTTTCGTGGATGATCAGGACCGCAATAGCCTGTCTAACTTCCTGCCGCTGAATGCCTATGGCTGGTCCAAACATCTGTTTGACCGCACAGTCGCACGCGGGGAAGAAAAACAGGCCCCGACACCGCCGCAATGGGCGGGCCTGAAATTTTTTAATGTCTATGGCCCCAATGAATATCACAAAGGCGGACAAAAAAGTGTGGTTGCCCATGTTTTCCCCGATGCCAAACAAAACCTCATGTGCCGCCTGTTTAAATCCCACCACCCCGATTATGAAGACGGTGGCCAGCTGCGTGATTTTGTATGGGTCGGTGATGTGGTTGACGTCATGATGTGGCTTTATGAAAATCCAACCGTCAGCGGCCTCTTTAATGTGGGCACGGGCAAGGCACGTTCGTTTAAAGACTTGGCGGAATCTGTCTATCAGGCCATGGGGATTGAACCGAAAATTCACTATATCGAAACACCGGAAAATATCCGCGATAAGTACCAATATTACACACAGGCCAATATGGATAAGCTGCGCGCAGCTGGCTATGACAAGCCCTTTACCGAGCTGGAAGACGGTGTGCGTCAATATGTGCAGGATTTCCTGAATCAGGACGATCCGTTTAAATAAACGACGAGTTAAAAAACATGACCCTTGCCATCGCCTTCCCCATGATTGACCCTGTGGCCGTTCAACTTGGTCCCATCGCCATTCGTTGGTACGCCCTTGCCTATATCGCCGGGCTTGTGGGCGGCTGGCAATATATCAAATATCTCACCCAAAAATTCCCCGGCAACATTACCCATGAACAAGTCGATGACTTCCTGTTTTGGGCGACCATTGCTGTGGTGATCGGTGGGCGATTGGGGTATGTGCTATTTTATAATCTGGATTATTTCGCCGCCAACCCCAGTGCCATCTTGCAAGTCTGGAAAGGCGGTATGTCGTTTCACGGTGGCTTCCTTGGGGTGGTTGTTGCGGCCATTCTGTATTGTAAAAAACACAATCTCCCCATGATGACCTTTGGCGATCTGGTCGCCTGTGGCGCGCCCATTGGGTTGTTTTTTGGCCGTATCGCCAATTTCGCCAATTCCGAACTTTATGGCCGCGAAACCGATGTGGCCTGGGGCGTGATCTTCCCCAACGGCGGGCCAAATCCACGCCATCCCAGCCAGCTTTATGAAGCGGCCATGGAAGGGCTGATCCTGTTTATCATCATGTTTGCCATCTCACGTCGTGAATCCTTGCGCCATGCACCGGGCCTGTTTGTCGGGATTTTCATCGCAGGCTACGGTATTGCACGATCCATTGTGGAACTGGTCCGTCAACCCGATGCTCATATCGGTTTCCTCAGTGGCGGCTCCACCATGGGGCAATGGCTGTCAGTACCCATGATCCTCTTTGGGCTGTTCCTGATTGTTCGCGCCTTGAAAAGCCAAAAGACTGAGCGTGCATGAACCAACTGCAACAGCACATTCGCAAGCAGATTGAAACCACAGGCCCCATTTCTGTGGCCGATTATATGATGCAATGCCTGTGTCACCCCAAATATGGCTATTACATGGGGCGCGACCCTTTCGGGCGAGAAGGTGACTTTATCACCGCACCTGAAATCTCCCAGACCTTTGGGGAACTTCTCGGCCTGTGGGCTGCCATCACCTGGCAACAAATGGGAAGCCCCAGCCCCTTTCATCTTGTGGAACTCGGACCGGGACGTGGCACCTTAATGAAAGATGCCCTGCGGGCCACCAAGGCTGTTCCCGGTTTTCAGGATGCTGCCCACATCCATCTGGTAGAAATCAGCCCGGTTTTAAAAGACGTACAGCAAGAAGCCCTGAAAAGTGAACAGATCCACTGGCATGACAGCTTCACCAATGTGCCTGATGGTCCGGCCATTTTCATTGCTAACGAATTTTTTGATGCCCTGCCCATCCGCCAGTTTGAAAAAGGGGAAAAAGGCTGGGCGGAACGTTTTATTGACCTTGATCCTGATACAGATGGTTTGCGCTTTGTGCTGAGGAAAGATGAAGCGGCACGTGCCCTTATGCCTGAAGGTTTAAAAGACAAGCCCGAAGGCGGCTTGTTTGAAGTCTCCCCCATGGGGCAGGCGATCGCCCATGGACTTGGTGCACGGATTACACAGCAAGGCGGGGCC
This sequence is a window from Terasakiella sp. SH-1. Protein-coding genes within it:
- a CDS encoding SAM-dependent methyltransferase, whose product is MNQLQQHIRKQIETTGPISVADYMMQCLCHPKYGYYMGRDPFGREGDFITAPEISQTFGELLGLWAAITWQQMGSPSPFHLVELGPGRGTLMKDALRATKAVPGFQDAAHIHLVEISPVLKDVQQEALKSEQIHWHDSFTNVPDGPAIFIANEFFDALPIRQFEKGEKGWAERFIDLDPDTDGLRFVLRKDEAARALMPEGLKDKPEGGLFEVSPMGQAIAHGLGARITQQGGAVLALDYGYTEPGFGETLQALKNHAYAPVLKNCGEADLTAHVDFTTLARSFIEAGAKTWGPMNQGDFLERLGITQRFQALLPHANDEQRPDLIAAHKRLCSPDEMGTLFKVICATHPDHPAPAAFE